GTTTGATAATCTGCTTTGGTATCAATCAATCATCATAAAGTTATAACCATgcattatttaatataaaatcgaACAGAAGTCCTTTGTTATTCTATACAATTTTCCCCAAATGATCATGTTTCAAAATGGCAAACAGTCTGAACATATAACAAACATCATGACAAGTACTAATTAAGGCAAACTAACAATTTGTTTTTCAATATTGCAAGATTGTGAAATGTATAACAAATTCAGTTAATGAAATCGCTATTCTAACTTATAATAATCATCTAATTGCTTCAATGTACCTGTAATATGCAACAAATGTGACCAATGAAGATTCAACTTGCAACAGGGGATGCATCATCAACCACCTCTTCTGTTCTTCCTGTGTAACGCTAGAAACAGATGAGAAATGCATCATCCAATCAGTTTACAGGATCGAGATTAATCTGAGAAGTTTAGGTATAATTTGTTACCCGTTTGCCAAAAGTGTAGGGAACATATCTATGCTTTATCATATGCCTTATCTGTCTCCTCATTGTTGCAACAAACAATACAATCCAATAGAACAATAGAATCGGCCAAAATACAGGAACATCAAATACACGGAAGAATGTCAACACAAAAGCAAGGCAAGCTGCTTTTGTAATTGAATACCTGCAGCCAATTGCAATAGAATCAATCGCAAATAACATACGAGAATTAGGTCAAAATGTGGGACGCACCAGAACTTGAATTCGGGAAGACGACGAACGAAGGGGCGGAATTCTTCGGATCCATGGGTAGGTAGGGCAAGGCCATCGAAAGGATCTTCTTCAAATTCGGGATCAACCTGAGGCGAAAGGAAAGTGATGAAGAGCTGAAGAATGTAGATCCCTAGGCCGTATGTTACGATGTAGTAACCTTGAACGAAGGAAACACGGAGGACGTAGATGAACAAGACGACGCCGAAACCGATCCAACGGTGGCGGACGTATGGTGTTGACTTGTCGAGAAGGTGTTGGTATCTTTGGGAGACGGTGTGCGTCCAGTTGGTCAAGGCGGAGGATGTGTGAACGTCCTCGTCTCCACCACCATCGCCACCGCTAGTGACATTCATGCTTTCACtcctttgtttatttattattattttttgaatttcTCTTCGTTGTTCGAGGGGAAAGCAACTGTATCACCAACATCTTCCTCTGGCAGTTACTTGATGGCTTTGGGCTTCTTTTGTGGGCCTTGTTACGTCTTGTTAATCAAATGACTTGATATATCTGATCAGTCTTTACGGagcggttcggttcggttcggataGTAATAAAATTGTGAACCGTGACCATGGAGCGGATACCTCATGCGCACTAACCGAAATCGAACCGTATTGACAAAAAAACCGAACCGTATGAAAGCGGATAACTACGGTTCGGTTCACGAGTACCcgctaaaatataaaaaattaaatttaattgaaacTACAAACTCCATTTTAGTTATCTCTTTCTTAAATTAGTAAATCAAAGAATTTATAAAAAACATAATGAAGTTTAAAAACGTAATGAAGTTCAAATAGCAtatattataatttgtataataaatacaataataaaaataacaagaAAATCAAATGAACATAGAATAACAAAATTAGAGTTGTCGATATGGATTTTTGTTTAGGTTATTGGACTCATAGATCAATCAAAACAATATTAcagaaataatatatatatatatatatatatatatatatatatatatatatatatatatatatatatatatatatatatatatatatatatatatatatatatatataatcaaacagTTCGGTTTGGGTATCCGCGGGTACCTAAATATGAAAACCAAAAACCGACCCGTtgatattcggtttttttggtttcggtttttttcGGTTACGGTTttttttggtttcggttttttcggtttcggattGACCGGTTCggctcggtttttcggttttgcggtttttttgcacacccctgtatctcatatttattatttatacgtCAAACTCATTTTTATCCATCACTAACCTTATTCTTTTATGTTTTGATAGTTATAAGTTGTAAACATTAAATTTTTAAGAAGTAAGTGACGTTTGATATTTTTATGAAATGGTTTGCTTATTGATGTTATAATTATCGATGATATAACTATTTTATAATAATTGTAATGTTACAATAATTAAGAAATGCCACCTTATAATTTTAAAGCATGTGTAATATATGAAAGATGTGTACTTGGTGgatagaaaaataaaaagatttgTAATAAGATATTAAATGTTTATGTACCCCAACATTTTGACTTTTGACAAAAGGGCATCTAATTTAAAAGTCGAATGATATTAAACCAGGGTGAGTCCAGACGGTGGACAACCCGGTCGATCGATCAGGGCCCACGACTCCAAGGGGCTCAAAATTTATGGGCTatgtagtttatatatatatatatatatatatatatatatatatatatatatatatatatatatatatatatatatatgtatgtattaccTAAATCATTTTTTGGGTTTAAAGTTGTTTGAAACACAAATtagctcaaaagataaacaacTTAGTTtgatttgtaacgacccaattttcacgttcaaaaatttcgtttttaaaacatttctttaGTAAatgttaataattaaaaacattgtttcatCAAACTACATCACAACGTAaatcatgtctaaaagccaaatcatacatcCAATCGaattatcagagtataaatcccagggAAATctagtaaatgcggaaaccagagtgtgtgcatgatgtgccgctaccgcgccagctccttcccctttgatgaagaggtacctgaaatcaaaactgtaaactgtaagcacaaagcttagtgagttcccccatcgtaccacataccatacaaacacatatcacacatactgctaggctattctggggtgcctgtctacccagtacggccattctggggtgccgactacccgtgcggccattctggggtgccgtcctacccatgtcaagccattctggggcgctgacctacccatgtcgagccattctggggtgctgactacccttcagtcctaacaatcgaacctcggggactggtcccctcctactacctctatcgcataaaacataacaagccaacatacaaacatatcatcacatactgtcagacgtatctggggtgtctgactacccttcggtcctaaccaccgaactctactactatcacatacaacatatcatgctagcatataacatgtcaggtagTAGCgatcctagatgatatcacaaagaccatcATCTATCATATgaaccctactggtgggccgacattgtggccgtagacccaccgctactggaaggtaactcacctcgaagtagctgctgatctgataaggaactgactgtctactgctgctgctgctgctccggaaatccttcggCTGTAATTCctacaacatactcaatcaaacactgctaactgtcctttgggtaaaatgacaattttacccctgatcatgccataagtcaaagtcagagtcaactttcagttgacccgaatcgccgagttggctctccaactcaccgagtccctatccaatcgattgtcttggatcccgtccctactcgtcgagttaggcgttgactcgacgtgttcttcttctaaactgaggttcaagtccttcatcctactcgccgagttcatcttcatctgaagaacactttatgctactcgccgagttcatcttcatctgaagaacactttatgctgtgactcgccgagttgtatgaacaactcgccgagtcggttcttgatctaagaagattgccttgaactcgccgagtcagggcatcgactcgccgagttcctccatggatgagttgggcttccaactcactgagttacaccccgtgactcaccactcaaactcgacacaacgaaaaggggacaactcggagactcgcgagcagactcgccgagtcgtcgccatgcaatcactatatacgtgattttgctcgattccagcctatgacatccccaaaatctcgaccagaaaagaccggtttatttatgctttttaaacattttcagagtaaatccttttagttttaaaaaagatgcggaatttgttcccaaaaacaaaacatgataaaatagatatttatcaaaacatttcataaagaaatatgacttcatttcataatcaaaagtcgggatgtcatgttccgatacagatcataaagcataaacgatagcattacaagtcattcaacaaatatatacatataaagacttgcaaacaaaacaacttgatgttcgcccatcttaagctcttgcgccacttcctgtaaaacaaatcaactgagtgggtcagacttgggagcctggtgagcatatagggttttcaacccacaataattatatttaatttcaacaatcaacaaataacccgattacccattcccgttatcctcaccttacgttcctaaaaataacgtctattataaggaacctatttcaggatttttcatcgggacggacattactgcagaggggcttcctcaacaataagtgtcctaaaggcaaccatgtgggggatagagtacaccggtgaacacgtcgttcacaacacctataggtaatgagcctgctagtgttccacaggacaatctagaatagtccgtggtcgtcatccatactctgctgaatgactagaataacaccaataacaccgaggcctctcatctgtttattacacaccaattatctacccatgttctacccaacatattagtagataaaaatatacatttttatacatagtttaaaaacctgtatagcatgctttaatcaatacatatttcacataacagatgagacatacacacataacacgtatttcatagagagtaagtcagatctatgagatagaagggagtgaatatacactcacacatataacaacacaatatatacacgtagcacgtattttatataatatacttcataatattgcgttggaatgaaaataactacacactcacttgatcagaagatgatccgacagcactacggcttatagaagtagtatacttcgatagatctggaagatcttcaccaaaatcgaactcctcgcgggcagagcttcggctcaggaataacgctcttcgggatcctcggggcttcagatcttgcttcggggctcgggaatgataccggggcttcagggtataaacggcacgcaaaacgaggcaaaacttagagagagggaagagtttgaacaagagaaaatggctgaatttgagttctatttataggctgagggtctgggattacgcggggcgtaatctcaaattacgcagggcgtactcagtacgcggggcgtactttgacgtcactgcgtgcgtcgactggtggcactcgagtattggtcagacaagttgcatccgactgagtacgctgggcgtactcaaattacgcggggcgtaattgactcgtcgaacttctaaattacgtaactttcgcatacgagctccgttttcgacgttctttatatccatgcgaaggtcagaccatactctacaactttcgtttagacttcgtcggctaattttgacttttatttttattatttatttttagaaggccgggacagaaaaacttcgttataaattcataacttcttcgtctgacgtccgttctcgcctaacttttcatcgtttcgctactaacaacgagatcttcgattctcatttagattgtttcggctaaaaaccgctcgatctcaaatcgagtattcgggctgcatactgccacgtcgaaacttcagaaaatcataacttcctcatacgaagtcagatttgggcgttccttttatgcacgctctcggtttaacaaaatttatgactttcgtttagatttctaaggctaaatatcggtctatcttaaattcatattttacgtcactcggcgtcgtgccggttctgtctcgaaacttcgacaggtcataacttcttcgttataactcggattttggcattccttatatctccggaatccttgtttcaaccactacaactttattcaAAGATgttgggcttatctcacactttaattttgacgcttattttattcttaattcttCTTCTGAACACAATCTTTATATGGGTGAGTTTGCACGTCTGAACCACCGTTACACAAGTATACAGCAGGAAATCGGAGAAATTTATACGGGTGTCGCTGAAATCACTTCTGATTTTCAAGACTACCGTAACTTGCAAGAAGAGCATTGGGCCCAACAAGAGTTGCGTTGGGCTGAGCAGGATCAAAGATGGGCCGCTCAAGAGCAGCACAACCGCAACATTCATCACCTGCTAAGCGATCTCCATAGAGTTCTTGTCCTTCCCACACAACCGCAGCCACCATCAACATCCCAACCCCAATGGCCGCCCTACTATCCTGCAGATTATCCTTCACAGTTCCCTCCATCTCAACCGCCCGGTCCTCAATAGGACAACTATGCCTCTCTCcaagcatcgaggacgatgcttattttaagcttggggaggggcatCCATCCATGCATTATCCCGTTGCATGTAGGTTGCATGTAAATTTTGTACATATTGCATTGCATTATTTTTCTTTgtcattttttagaaaaaatttcaaaaaccaaaaagattttctttctactctatttttattatactttttgcATTTTGCATCTATATTTTTGCATTTTCAtttaacttgaaaaaaaaaataaaagtaaaatttttTGATCCAATTCCAAGCAGCCAAATCTTCTCAAAACAGTTGAGATGGTAAGTGAGTTGTGTGCCTTGAGATTTTACTtgctatttttattaaaaaaaaatctaaaagcaTGTTAATCACACGAGCACATCTCCCGAAGCTACTTGTGCAAAGCAGAAAATGAGAAGATTGTCAACACTGGAGCATAACAACAGGTATGAGTCGATTCTTTGGGACATATGACCGGTCTTATGAGTAGTAATGCTCAATTGAACTTAAAATGTCAAATTCAAAAGTTCATAAAAAGAATGCAAAATCTCAATGTCCCGCCTTCCAGCGCTCTTAAAAGTTCTTTCTACTCATTCCCTTTTATATACCCTGCTTGAGGACATAACTTTTAACTATACTTACGGGTTTTTGCATGTTAACATTTAGTCCCCCAAAAAATGTCTAGAAGTCACTCACGGTAATAGACCGTGAGATGTCCCATAACAAAAAAGTCAAGcacgaaaatataaagaaatcggccaaataaataaataaattaagtgttatgtgttaatttagttatttgtatttaaataataataataataatagatctTACgtatatatgtaaaaaaaataaataataataataataataataaatctattattaagttaatctgtgacctttgggatTCGAACAAGTAAACTCTGAGGGGTGTTTTACACCTAATCTCCTAAAGCTAAATTGTTTGGGACTGATTGAATTGAAAATTCGTTAcacgggttccatagaaagtcatgaacttaataatagcaaataaagctaatctgtggcctttgaggttcgggcaagtaaacccgagggatctctttaaatctagcacactaaggtcatttgatttggatgtgttggttgaAAGCCTGTTACACGGATTTCAAAGaaagccatgagctttatttgtaaaaaaaatgtaattagaAAGTTTGTACattgttgtgtttatagtttaattAGATGTTGTGTTTAGGAAAAATACTTGGCTGTGAAAAGATTCCCTTGGACTTGGATTTGAATTTATGACATTGGACTAAATGTTAATTACTTCgactggtgtaagtggtttgaagtttgtaaccaatctggataaatattagggaatttttagaaaagatttttcagaaaaagattgttgttgaCCAACAAATAGCTGGAATCGAACATTGTTATATTTTATGAAACAAAGATGGttgagcatgttttgtcacatataatttcacgagagtaagaccataatttgttccaaGAATTGACTTGATAATATTGAAAAGGAATAAGTGTTGTGATCTTTAATTCTGTTGAGTTGTACTAGGGAGTGGCCAAAGTCTTGTTTCTATTATCATTTAATATTTTGAGACTAAAGCAAAGTTAACTCAAGGCATGATaggtacattctcaactatgGTACAAAACAGGGTAATTGGGTTGGATCTTTTCATGTTTGTTTTGATTTCATGCATTAAGTTTTAAATAGTTTTAactttaattttcttttcttttcttctattttatttttttttccagtttaaatcttcttgttctttcttgaggacaagaaaggttcaagcttggggagatttgttaggtgcatttcatgcattcatttttatagttttagttcataaaagtgcattacatttaggtttaaactcatgcattttgtatattttcgggatttttcatgatgcaattccattCACACGCTTTTAGGATATTTCAGGGACTTATGAAGGTTAGATCTTGTTGGAGGAAGTTATCAAGAGTTGGAGACAAAGTTGTAGAAGTTTTGGAGCTTTGaagagagagaatgaagaaatgaagaatttggcttcacaggagtttacacggccgtgtaaatgtatACCTataatttacacgggccgtgtaaacgtatatGCAAGGACATTCTACTTCGAAGACCTGGAAGAATTAAGCATTCTACTTTTcttgtttacacggccgtgtaaatggaaCCCTTtggtttacacgggccgtgtaaacgtctcAGCAGTTTTTAAAGTGGTTTTGTCTTCTTATAATTGAGACAATCAGTTTTGATGGGAGTTAGGTCGGATTTTGGGAGGAGAAGAGACGATTTTCAGAGCCTTTACAAGTAGATTAACACTTGGAAAACACTTTAATTTCTTTTTGTAAGTCAATTTGAAGTTTAAACTTGTTTGATTTGTAGTCCAACCTAGATATGTGTGGTTGATTTTATTATCATTTCCGAATCTGGATTCTTAAGTATGTGTTGTTAGGATGTGACTTGAATTTGACTTGTGTTTAAcatctagtaatctttgatttgatcttaatcatgtgtttggttagttctctttttcacttgatcaatgaacTAGGGTTCTAttcaatctagttaatcaaatcatgaaattcgtatatgttttatgatttgatgttagtaacaCTCACTTACTTGGttgtaattagatcaaaattagtgcAATCAAAGATTAAATGTTTATATTCCCAAGCTTAAGAGGAATGTTAAACATTGTTGGTAATTAGTGCAAGAACCTAATGTCATTTAATGATTTAATGCAAGAGCTTATTTGGGTTGAATCAgttaaatgaagttttatttaaagagcttattttgaataaaatacttttgcCAATTTGGATATTAGAGTTTATTAATATCCAACTTACTAACCTAGATTGAACATGAGTTATAATCATATTACAtctttcaacataatacatatataagagtTAGAATCGGAAATGTACTTCTTTTGCTGCGTTTGTTTTCAATCTTTCTTATTTATGAAGTTTAATTCAAGTTTAAATACAAACCCCCATTTTAATATTACTTGTATTATGTGTGAAAATATGGCAAGATAAAAAGTCCCGTATCTCTGTGGACCGACCCTGCTTACTCTATACTATCTTTAGTATTAGAAATAACAGTGATTTGagttatattaatattattttatcccatcatttgttggtttgacaaccaaacaaattggcgccgttgccggggatacggtagtactaattgtttatgccaagATCTTTTCGCACAGGTACACCTTTACCAGTTGATTTGGAGATAGAAAAATCTGCTAAACAGAGAAGGAAGCAAGCCAGACTTTTAAAGAAACAACAAAAATCCGGAGCTTCTTCATCAAATCTATCAACTACATCCTCTCCAACATCCAAAAGTATCACCCCACCATCTTCACATACTCCTACCATGGCAGACAACCATGGACGAAATCAAATTCCTCCACATCCCCCACCTGAACAAACCTTTAGACAATGGGCCACTCAAGATGTCACCCAACAACCTTTATGCATAAATTACCCTGCAACAATCAACTTTGAACTCAAGTCTGGACTCATCCATTTGTTACCCTCATTCCGTGGTCTTGAGAATGAAGACCCAcataaattccttaaggaatttcatGTTGTTTGTGTGGGTATGAAGCCACATGAAGTCACAGAAGATCAAATCAAGTTAAGCGCATTTCCCTTTGCTTTACAAGATTCAGCCAAGGAGTGGTTGTATGACTTACCACCGGGGTCAGTCACAACATGGAATGAACTTGCAAGGATGTTTCTGGATAAATATTTTCCCGAAATGAGAGCTTCAGCTTTACGTAGAGAGATAATTGGCATCAAGCAACAAAAGAGAGAAGCATTGCATACTTATTGGGAACGGTTCAAGAAATTGTGCTCAAGATGTCCATAACATGGGATTACAGAATATCAGTTGCTGTAGTATTTTGTGAAGGAATGTCATCTTGGGATAGGAGATTACTCAATGCATCAAGTGGTGGATCTATAGCTGATAAGACTCCAACAGAAATCAGAGTTCTTATAAAAAACATGGCAGAAGAGTCTAAACATACAGTCCAAGAAGAAGAGTGGTACAGTGACGCACCAAGGGGGGTGAAAGAAATTTCTACTCCAAAAATTGAAAGTCAACTTTCTGAGTTGACTAAGGTAGTAATGATGCTTGCAAAAGACAAGGGCGTGCAATCACCAACAGTTGGGATTTTCAAGTCAATAGCAAGGAAACTTCCAGCCAAGAAGCAATCCAAATTGGCATCAACCTAATACCAATTTTCAGCCTAGACCACCACCTTATCAACCAAGACCCCCATTTCAAAATCAAATGCATCACCAACAAAATTATCAACCACATTTCCAGCCAACTCAACCTCCTCATCAATCTCAATAT
The genomic region above belongs to Lactuca sativa cultivar Salinas chromosome 4, Lsat_Salinas_v11, whole genome shotgun sequence and contains:
- the LOC111894710 gene encoding protein RER1A isoform X1 — translated: MNVTSGGDGGGDEDVHTSSALTNWTHTVSQRYQHLLDKSTPYVRHRWIGFGVVLFIYVLRVSFVQGYYIVTYGLGIYILQLFITFLSPQVDPEFEEDPFDGLALPTHGSEEFRPFVRRLPEFKFWYSITKAACLAFVLTFFRVFDVPVFWPILLFYWIVLFVATMRRQIRHMIKHRYVPYTFGKREEQKRWLMMHPLLQVESSLVTFVAYYRYIEAIR
- the LOC111894710 gene encoding protein RER1A isoform X2; amino-acid sequence: MNVTSGGDGGGDEDVHTSSALTNWTHTVSQRYQHLLDKSTPYVRHRWIGFGVVLFIYVLRVSFVQGYYIVTYGLGIYILQLFITFLSPQVDPEFEEDPFDGLALPTHGSEEFRPFVRRLPEFKFWYSITKAACLAFVLTFFRVFDVPVFWPILLFYWIVLFVATMRRQIRHMIKHRYVPYTFGKRRYTGRTEEVVDDASPVAS